Below is a genomic region from Bacillales bacterium.
GACGACGTTGTTGATGCCGATTACGAAGAAGTGAAAGACGACGATCAAGAAGGCAAAAAGTAGTGTGCGAGAGAAAGTCAAAGTCAGGCATGCCTCGGCTTTGACTTTTTTTCTCATGGAAGATAAACAGCGCCGGCAGAAACGTTTCATGGCGGAACGGCCAAAGATTGCAGAGGTCGAGTCTTAGATGATAACATTAGGCGTATGTGAAGGGAAATCGGGAGTGGTAAATCATGAGCAAGCGAGATTACTATGAAGTGCTCGGTGTTGACAAAAACGCATCCCAGGATGAGATCAAGAAAGCCTACCGGAAATTGGCGAGAAAATACCATCCGGATGTGAATCCTGGCGAAGACGCCGCGGAAAAGTTCAAAGAAGCAAAGGAAGCCTATGAAACGCTAAGCAATGATCAAAAGCGAGCGCAATACGATCAATTTGGACACAGCGGACCAAATCAAGGGTTCGGCGGAGCTCAAGGGTTCAACGGCGGAGATTTCGGCGGGTTCGGCGATATTTTTGATATGTTTTTCGGCGGCGGCGGCCGCCGCAACGATCCGAACGCTCCGAGGCAAGGGGCCGATTTGCAATTTACGATGACTCTTGAATTCGAAGAAGCGGCGTTTGGGAAGGAAACGGACATTAAGATTCCGCGCGAGGAAGAATGCTCGACTTGTTTCGGTTCCGGCGCGAAACCGGGAACGAAACCGCAAACGTGTTCACATTGCAAAGGCAGCGGCCAGCTGAACATTGAACAAAATACACCGTTCGGACGGATTGTTAACCGGCGCGTCTGCAGCTATTGCAACGGAACCGGCAAAATCGTGAAGGATAAGTGCGCAACATGCCGTGGCAAGGGTACGGTACGGAAACAAAACAAAATTCATGTCAAAATTCCCGCCGGCGTTGACGACGGCCAGCAAATCCGGGTATCCGG
It encodes:
- the dnaJ gene encoding molecular chaperone DnaJ; protein product: MSKRDYYEVLGVDKNASQDEIKKAYRKLARKYHPDVNPGEDAAEKFKEAKEAYETLSNDQKRAQYDQFGHSGPNQGFGGAQGFNGGDFGGFGDIFDMFFGGGGRRNDPNAPRQGADLQFTMTLEFEEAAFGKETDIKIPREEECSTCFGSGAKPGTKPQTCSHCKGSGQLNIEQNTPFGRIVNRRVCSYCNGTGKIVKDKCATCRGKGTVRKQNKIHVKIPAGVDDGQQIRVSGKGEPGVNGGPPGDLFVVFRVNPHEFYEREGDDVYVDIPVTFPQVALGDEIEVPTLYGRVKLKIPAGTQSGTSFRLRGKGIRNVKGYGQGDQHVKIRVVTPKRISDEQRELLKRLAEISGDEVAEGQHDTIFSKMKRAFKGDSF